TCCGGCTCGGTGACGCGGGTCCACGCACCGCCGCCGAAGTTGGCCAGCCAGTCGGTGGGCGGCAGCGACCCGTCCTCGCCGAGCCCGTCGCGGAACATGTACCGGTCGCGCTCGGGGCTGCCGGGGGCTGCGGCCAGCGCCTCCTGGAACCACGGGTGGTCCGACGAACTGTGGTTGGGGACGATGTCGACGATGATCCTCAAGGCCAGCTCGTGGGCCCGCGCGATGAGCGCGTCGGCATCGGCGAGCGTGCCGAAGAGCGGGTCGACGTCGCGGTGGTCCGAGACGTCGTAGCCGGCGTCGCGCTGCGGCGAGCGGTAGAAGGGGGAGAGCCACACGGCGTCGACGCCGAGGTCGCGCAGGTGCTCCAGCCGCGAGGTGATGCCGGGCAGGTCACCGATCCCGTCACCGTCGGCGTCGGCCCAGGACCGGGGGTAGATCTGGTAGATCACCGCATCGCGCCACCACGGGACGTCCGCGGAGCCCGCCGGGTGGAGCTGGCGCGTGGCGAAGGGGGTGGGCTGGCTGGTCGTGGCGCGCTCCGTCACAGCCGGCTCCCGTCGTCGTCGGCGTTGACGAGCATGTCCGCGGCGCGGATGAAGTAGTCGCGCATCGCGGCGGCGTGCGACTCGGGCAACTCGAGCGAGTCCATGGCGGCCAGCATGTGCTTCATCCACCGGTCGCGCTGGTCCGGGGTCACCGCGTAGTCGACGTGTCGCATGCGCAGCCGCGGGTGACCGCGCTCCTGGCTGTAGGTGCCGGGGCCGCCGAAGTACTGCTCGAGGAACATCCGCAGGCGGATCTCGGCCGCGCCGAGGTCCTCCTCCGGGTACAGGGCGCGCAGGGTCGGGTCCGTCGCCACTCCCTCGTAGAAGGCGTGGACGAGGCGCACGAAGGTGTCGTGCCCACCGACCTGCTCGTAGAAGGTCTCACCGGGCTGCGCAAACATGTCGGCCAGTCTGTCAGGCGTCGTCGCCGAGCTGCCGGCGGCCTGACGGTGGTCGAGGTGGGAGACCGCGGCGGAGGCGAGCGTCGGGACTCGGTTGTCGGGGGTGCGTGCCACGGTGGTGACGAGGGCGGAGCGAGGTTGGTGGGGTCGGGGAGAAGTTGTCCCCAACCCTCTTGAATTCTTCGAACATGTGTTCGATAATGGTGGGAGCGAAGGGGGGCGCGATGACCGATCAGGGGACTGACACCACAGTGGGTGGGTCTGTGGTCGGGGACGCGTTGCCTGATCGTCTTGCTGCTGCTCTTGAGGTATTGAGCGGAGCTCGGGCGGAGGGTTTGTCGGAGGCGGAGCTGCTGCAGGTCGTCTCGTTGATGGAGGCGACGAAGGGGGCGGCTGCTGCTCTGCAGGCTCGCGCGACGGCGATGTTTGTCGAGGACCGCGACGCGAGGGTGGCCCAGGACCGCGCGGATGGGGTGGTCTCGGCGCGGGAGGCGTCGTGTCGTCGGCGTGCGGCGCGGGCGGAGCTGGCTCTTGCGCGGCGGTGCGCGCCGGGTCAGGCGGATCGGCACGTGGGCCTGGCCAAGGCGCTCGTGCGTGACCTGCCGTGCACGTTGGCGGCGTTGACGGCTGGTGAGTTGAGTGAGTGGCGGGCCACGATTGTGGCCCGTGAGACCGCTTGCCTGTCGCACGAGGACCGGGTCGAGGCGGACCGGCGTCTTGCTGGGTGCTTGACCACGGTGGGGGAC
The genomic region above belongs to Janibacter limosus and contains:
- a CDS encoding globin is translated as MFAQPGETFYEQVGGHDTFVRLVHAFYEGVATDPTLRALYPEEDLGAAEIRLRMFLEQYFGGPGTYSQERGHPRLRMRHVDYAVTPDQRDRWMKHMLAAMDSLELPESHAAAMRDYFIRAADMLVNADDDGSRL